One Nostoc sp. CENA543 genomic window, ATCTATTTTTAGCAGCACCCTCAGCACGACAGGAAGAAGCAGAAAATTCCACACGCGATCGCAGTTTGGGTGTAACGGTGGAAGCACGTTTTAATGTGGGTGAATACGATATTGTCGTTTTGAGTGCAAAAGAATCTGGTGGTTTAGAAACTTGGCTCAATCGCAACGGTTACAAAATTCCCAGAGGCGCGCAACAGTTACTCAAGCCTTACATTCGCTCTTCCATGAAGTTTTTTGTAGCTAAGGTCAACCTCAATAAATTCGCCCAATCTGGCTATGAATTTCTCCGCCCATTGCAAATCTCTTATCAATCACCCAAGTTCATGTTACCAATTCGCTTGGGCATGATTAACGCCACCACCGAGCAAGATTTAATAGTTTATATCCTCTCGCCCAAAGGACAAGCCGAAATTACCAACTACCGGACAGTCAAAGTTCCTTCTAACCTGAATATTCCCGTATTTATCAAACAGGAATTTGGCGACTTTTACAAATCTACCTTTGAAACTGCTTACACCAAAGAAGGCAAGAGAGTTGCCTTTTTAGAATATGCTTGGAACATGAGTAATTGTGATCCTTGTTCAGCAGAACCCTTAACTACAGAGGAACTCAAACAAGCAGGTGTATTTTGGCTAGACACTAATTCTTCTGATGAACCCGCACCCCCTAACCTCCGTCGCCCTTTCCCTAACAATAACGTTTTTATCTCACGCCTACACGTCCGTTACACCCGCGACAAATTCCCCGAAGATTTGATGTTTCAAGATACATCGAACCAAGAATCTTTCCAAGGGAGATATGTTTTGCAGCATCCTTTTACTGGTGAAGTGAAATGTCAAGCCGGAAAAGAATATAAACGGTCTTTACCAAGACGTTTTGAACAAGAAGCCCAAACTCTCGCCAAATTAACCAATTGGAACATCCAAGACATCCGGCGCAAGATGCGTATAACTGTAGGTGATATCAGAACTTCCTGGTGGGACACCATATTTTCTTGGTTGGGAATTTCATAGCAATTCGCAATGGGACTTCCAGATAAAAAAATATCCAAACTGTAGGGTGCGTCAGTATGAATAATCTCTTGGTATAGTTAGGTTTTCTCGCACTGACGCACCCTACTAAGCTAATGACTGTTGACTGTTGACTAATCATGTCTTATCCCATCGGGCATAATTGCATTCTGAAAGTTGACACCAGTTAGATTTGCACCAGCCAGATTTGCACCTCTGAGGTTTGCATTTGTGAGGTTAGCACCTGCTAAATTAGCACCTTTGAGATTTGCCCATCCTAAGTCAGCACCAGTTAAATCAGCTTCAGTGAGATTAGCCCGAAATAAGTATGCACTACTCAAATGAGCTTTGTAGAGTCGGGCTTTTTCGAGATTAGCTTTGTAGAGATAAGCTCCTACTAAATCTGCGGCGTATAAATTGGCTTCACTTAAATTCGTCTCGATTAAGTTCGCCTCAATCAAATTGGTAAAACAAAGATGAGCGCGGTTTAACTGGGCTGCGTCTAAATCGGCATCTCTCAAGTTAGCATTACTCAAGTCAGTACCAATCAAATTAGCTGCTATCAAAGTCGCTCCCCTGAAGTTTGCCTCGCTTAAGTTAGAGCCGATAAGGATACTATGGCTCAAATTAGCTTGGGTAAGAATGGCTTGACTCAAATCGGCTACACTCAATTGAGCCGCATTTAAATTAGCTTCGCTGAGTTTGGCTTGATGGAGATTGGCACTATTGAGATTAGCTTGGCTCAAGTCGGCGCGTACTAGTAAAGCATGACTTAAATCAACTTTGCTCAAGTTAACTCCCTGGAGGTGCGCGCCTCTGAGGTTATGTTTTTGTAAGTCGGCGGTGCTTAAGTCTGGTGCTATATGAGGATTAGTGTTTCTCCACTCCAGCCATCGGACTGCGCCAGCTTGCAATAAACCTAGATGCTCTATATTTGCCATTGTCTCATTTTCTCTCCTTCATTCCTGGCGATCGCTCTGGGAAAGTCTACCAGCTACGCTTTCAATCGCTGCTTTTGCTCCAGCCGCACCTGCTAGAATATCGCGTTCTTGTCCACCCAAGTACAATCTGCCAAAACTCCCCACAGCTTGCACTTCCAAAATATTAATTGCAGCCGCTTTTTCCGCTTCATTGGCAGCTAAAGCCGCATACGCCGCAGGTTCGACTTCTAAGACATATAGAGTTTGTCCTGCAAGTAATAGTTGTCCCCGACGCGTCCGGTTGATCAGTTGTGCTTGATAAGCATCGATATTACGGATAATTTGACTAGAAATCACACGAGGCTTGAGACATTCCTCGCGTTTGACTCCCAACATCGCTAAAATTGCTTGACCGGCGGCGCGCGTTTCTCCCTGAGAACTAGAATGTACTTCCAATAGTCCATAGAGTCTTTCCACCACCTGCACCCCAGGACGCACGGAAGCAGCTTTGAGGGCGACATCTGTAATTTTATTAATTTCAATACCAGGAGAGATTTCAATCCATAGCGAGGTGTCACCTGGTAATGGTAGGAAACCTGGGGCTACTGTTCCTATATATGCTGCGTGTTGTGGTTGCAGGCTGTCGAGAAATACGAAACTGCGTAGTTCTATTCCCAAGGTGATGCTCTCCAGTCATGAAGGTAAAGTTATATTTCGCAGGTGCTACTTTAAACTACCATAAGCCTGAGTAATAAGTGCTGAGTGGTGAGTGGTGAGTGCTGAGTAATGAGTGGTGAGTGGTGACTAATGACTAATGACTATTGACTATTGACTAATGACTAATGACTAATGACTATTGACTATTGACTATTGACTATTGACTAAAACATATCCTTCATTCCCCGAATCCGTGCGAATGTCTGTATTGGATCACTACTGTTAGCTGCAAGTTGTAGTGCTGGTTGCTCCCAACGTAAAAAGGGATTGGTTAACTTTTCTACTCCTAACCATGAGGGGACGGTGGCTTCTTGGCGATCGCGTTGTGTTTTCACTTCATAAATCCGTTTTTGCAAATCAGTATTATTACCGTCTATAGTCAAGGCAAATTGTAAATTTTTTAATGTGTATTCATGGGCGCACCACACACGGGTATGGTCTGGTAAAGACCTGAGTTTACTCAATGATTCCACCATTTGCGCTGGTGTCCCTTCAAACAAACGACCGCAACCTCCAGCAAATAAGGTGTCTCCACAAAATAATTCTCCAGGTTCGTTGGTGGTTTGGGGCGGGAAGTAATAAGCAATGTGCGCGCGGGTGTGTCCGGGTACAAAAATCACCTCACCGACTCGATTCGCAAATTGGACGCGATCGCCTGGTTGTAAAAACACCTTCTGTCCAGGTATTCTGCCTTGATCTTCCGCACCACCGTAAACAGTCAACTGTGGAAACTTCTGCATCAGCTTTTGATTACCACCGACATGATCATGGTGGTGGTGAGTATTAAAAACAGCTACTAATTCCGCATTTAGTTGGGCTAGATGTCTCAGGACTGGTTCAGCCTCTGCGGGATCAACTACAGCCGCTACATTGCTTTGCTCATCATGCAGTAGGAATATATAGTTGTCTGAAAGTGCCTCAAGGCGAATAACTTGCATGGGCTATACCTCGGTTACATGTAGGCGTTGCATAATTTTGGGTATTTTCTCTGAGAAATTCTGTACTGATGACAAGTTAGATTCATGATATTTCTTTAATATAACTTTTATTCATGTTTCACACTCATGATACACAACGGTAATTACACTACAATTCCGTTAAAGATTATCAGTATTTTAGTGATTAATCAGTGATTTTTCCCTATGTCAAAAAAGCGACATGAAGTTAAATTTATCGTGAGCTTTATCGAACAAAGCTCAAACTTAATACTTGAAATTGTGGATATTGGGTATGCTATTTGCTTTTTCAACCTACGATAACGTACCTGACTTAGACGTTAGATTTTGTCACAAAATTGCACTTTCAGACCTTCATCCCAATGAACAAATCACCATTTTCTACTCACAAAACTACCAATTCTATAGACACCACCACCAAACAGATTGTAGACCGCATTATCAGATCAGGGAAAATGAGTAGCCAAGATCATCACTTACTAACCAGCACAGTATTTAGTCATCATAGAATGAGTGATGAAGCCCGCCGTCAAATCAATCGGGTTTTTGACTATATTCAAAGTGGACAATTAAAGCTTATTGACTAATAGACAAAGTATTATTTGAAATATATCCGTAATATTCCACCGTAATTTTGTCCACATAATTTTCTTTATGCCGTAAAATAAAGCTACATATCTTACCATCTGGGCATAACTGCAAAATATGTATAAGAAATTTCTATATTACGGAGAATAATCATACCATGACTCCTTTAGTCTCATTTATTTTGCCGTCTTTCAATCGAGGCGAATACTTAGAAAAGTGCGTTGATAGCGTACTTAAACAAACAATCTCTGACCTAGAATGTATTATTGTGGATGATGGTTCCACTGATAACACCCGTCAAGTAGCCGAGATGCTAATAAGTAGAGATCCACGAGTCAAATACTTTTATAAAGAAAATGGTGGAGTCTCTTCAGCTAGAAACTTTGGCATCAGGGAAGCTCAAGGGGAATGGATTCAATGTTTAGATCCTGATGATTGGATTCACGAAGATAAAACCAGATTTCAATTAAACTATTTAAGCGAATTAAAACACCAAGAAGTTGTTTTTTATTGTGATTATGAAAGAGTTTATTTAGATAAAAATCAAAATATTCTCAGGCGCGAAAGCAAGATACTTCCTGATTACAATCAAAAACAATTAATCCAACGTTTGCTAATTCCCGATTTCTTAGCTGATTCGCCATTTCCTTTACTACAACAATGCCTCCTAATTCATAAAAGCGTTTTCCAAAAGAAAATGTTTAATGAAGAGTTGAAGGCTCTACAAGATAGAGATTTCACTTTAGATTTACTAGTTGCAGGTGT contains:
- a CDS encoding glycosyltransferase family 2 protein; translated protein: MTPLVSFILPSFNRGEYLEKCVDSVLKQTISDLECIIVDDGSTDNTRQVAEMLISRDPRVKYFYKENGGVSSARNFGIREAQGEWIQCLDPDDWIHEDKTRFQLNYLSELKHQEVVFYCDYERVYLDKNQNILRRESKILPDYNQKQLIQRLLIPDFLADSPFPLLQQCLLIHKSVFQKKMFNEELKALQDRDFTLDLLVAGVDFIHTPIVGTFYTKHQSNRTNNWSYMQNYYIILYETVIRKHKELIPLCQVGIHFLLKEAIKTKNAPNLDRLLNMMQPPFYLAHNKIAIHHPLIVRLIYWMRTLIPNFIIYEDYRGPRSKKIFSVFTPK
- the gloB gene encoding hydroxyacylglutathione hydrolase gives rise to the protein MQVIRLEALSDNYIFLLHDEQSNVAAVVDPAEAEPVLRHLAQLNAELVAVFNTHHHHDHVGGNQKLMQKFPQLTVYGGAEDQGRIPGQKVFLQPGDRVQFANRVGEVIFVPGHTRAHIAYYFPPQTTNEPGELFCGDTLFAGGCGRLFEGTPAQMVESLSKLRSLPDHTRVWCAHEYTLKNLQFALTIDGNNTDLQKRIYEVKTQRDRQEATVPSWLGVEKLTNPFLRWEQPALQLAANSSDPIQTFARIRGMKDMF
- a CDS encoding DUF2330 domain-containing protein, with the protein product MQHFRLIIPLLSVLMSVLCFAPTAWAFCGFYVAKADAKLYNKASQVVIARDGDRTVLTMANDYQGEVKDFAMVVPVPTVIKKEQVRVADPKIIERLDAFSAPRLVEYFDEDPCNISGNRGDLFLAAPSARQEEAENSTRDRSLGVTVEARFNVGEYDIVVLSAKESGGLETWLNRNGYKIPRGAQQLLKPYIRSSMKFFVAKVNLNKFAQSGYEFLRPLQISYQSPKFMLPIRLGMINATTEQDLIVYILSPKGQAEITNYRTVKVPSNLNIPVFIKQEFGDFYKSTFETAYTKEGKRVAFLEYAWNMSNCDPCSAEPLTTEELKQAGVFWLDTNSSDEPAPPNLRRPFPNNNVFISRLHVRYTRDKFPEDLMFQDTSNQESFQGRYVLQHPFTGEVKCQAGKEYKRSLPRRFEQEAQTLAKLTNWNIQDIRRKMRITVGDIRTSWWDTIFSWLGIS
- a CDS encoding pentapeptide repeat-containing protein; this translates as MANIEHLGLLQAGAVRWLEWRNTNPHIAPDLSTADLQKHNLRGAHLQGVNLSKVDLSHALLVRADLSQANLNSANLHQAKLSEANLNAAQLSVADLSQAILTQANLSHSILIGSNLSEANFRGATLIAANLIGTDLSNANLRDADLDAAQLNRAHLCFTNLIEANLIETNLSEANLYAADLVGAYLYKANLEKARLYKAHLSSAYLFRANLTEADLTGADLGWANLKGANLAGANLTNANLRGANLAGANLTGVNFQNAIMPDGIRHD